One segment of Desulfosudis oleivorans Hxd3 DNA contains the following:
- a CDS encoding C39 family peptidase, producing MHIFIAFLITVSLIAGFKPEKEPSEKETRLVIGYDGGIVTQTMPVEIRTTVTPASELEYQAVIKQQFDYSCGSAALSTLLRYHLGEDFSETQVIHGLFRYGDKERVREKRAFSLLDMKKFVGVLGYNGVGYKADIQDLETLDMPCIIPIELYDYRHFTVFKGIHQGHVFLADPFRGNSSYPVADFKKMWHQNVIFVVYPKNQQQLTLLSLSERDLRFVDEDKRFDLLFKDWPVMEGRPPEPFPGEIQYYKR from the coding sequence ATGCATATTTTTATCGCCTTTTTGATCACCGTTTCACTGATCGCCGGATTCAAACCGGAAAAAGAGCCTTCAGAAAAAGAAACACGCCTGGTTATCGGCTATGACGGCGGCATTGTGACGCAAACCATGCCGGTTGAAATCCGGACCACGGTGACCCCTGCCTCTGAGCTGGAATACCAAGCGGTGATCAAGCAGCAGTTCGACTACAGCTGCGGTTCCGCGGCCCTCTCCACCCTGCTGCGATATCATCTGGGAGAAGACTTTTCCGAAACCCAGGTCATTCACGGCCTGTTCCGGTACGGCGACAAGGAGCGGGTCCGGGAGAAACGGGCCTTTTCCCTTCTGGACATGAAAAAGTTCGTCGGGGTCCTGGGATACAACGGTGTGGGATACAAAGCTGACATTCAGGACCTTGAGACCCTGGACATGCCCTGCATCATTCCCATCGAGCTTTACGACTACCGGCACTTCACGGTCTTTAAAGGCATTCACCAGGGCCATGTCTTTCTGGCCGACCCCTTTCGCGGCAACTCCAGCTACCCGGTGGCTGACTTTAAAAAAATGTGGCACCAGAACGTGATCTTCGTGGTCTATCCCAAAAACCAGCAGCAGCTCACCCTGCTCTCATTGAGTGAACGCGATCTGCGGTTTGTCGACGAGGACAAGCGGTTCGACCTTCTCTTTAAAGACTGGCCGGTCATGGAAGGGCGGCCGCCGGAGCCTTTTCCAGGGGAAATTCAATATTACAAAAGATAA
- a CDS encoding SH3 domain-containing protein — protein MDRKPIALFCFAFLLFFSVALAFGNSAGPAQDPASETPDSESRQTLSGVTADQPPETVRATVDVLNIRSAPSLDGSRVARLLAGEAAAVLETQEDWLRIETADGTIGYVFRQYTTALPSSEKVSGPAEADAPASPKPVVVASATPGLRPLGNTHLAKISGQGLSTDMTQAELDGIVGQGFISALTPEEIAAIDAQGAMSLEESMLKTRDLERVIAQGVTFVVDKSKVSPEELEKIQGQGTVADIGRAPFSVQAGVYKIRENAISMLSDLKGKGYDPYIFQTVGDTGETLYAVRIGDYETLQDAYAVTTHFQSKENRPAIVTYINSLKTVSVEDVKPAGTTVPVVAPVPKPASAYEGDLGDLYTEMQLLREEVERLRTESEAREMLRMTEAEARKEEEEILSAASRNYTMSPKGTLNFDYSFGYTYDSYDVADWTALVLEHSANHNINNTVAAGYSFSDNFRANVSIPFVYKYQDLGQTGSKSVTDLGDVSVGANWQPFRTGEDFPALIFSSSISIPTGRSPYEINPREDLSTGAGLFAASLGVSASKSLDPVVAYGGLQYTYALEESGLNQHLADGLTLKKVEPSGGAVGLSMGLAYAMSYKASIHAGFSYAYIFGTTYHYDGGRTADSGTGASGSLSVGTGWKLDKRTISVNLGIGLTNDASDFSFSFRIPFDYEL, from the coding sequence TTGGACAGAAAACCGATTGCGCTGTTTTGCTTTGCTTTTTTGCTTTTTTTCTCCGTCGCGCTGGCCTTTGGAAACAGTGCCGGCCCTGCCCAGGACCCTGCCTCTGAAACACCGGATTCGGAGTCCCGACAGACGCTTTCAGGCGTGACGGCCGACCAGCCCCCTGAAACAGTACGCGCCACCGTGGATGTCCTCAACATACGGTCCGCCCCGTCCCTGGACGGCAGCCGCGTGGCCCGCCTGCTGGCCGGCGAGGCCGCCGCCGTTCTGGAGACTCAGGAAGACTGGCTCCGCATCGAAACCGCTGACGGCACAATCGGTTATGTGTTCAGACAATACACGACCGCCCTTCCCTCTTCGGAAAAGGTTTCCGGCCCTGCAGAAGCCGATGCACCGGCGTCCCCGAAGCCGGTTGTTGTGGCATCAGCGACTCCTGGCCTGCGGCCGCTTGGCAATACACACCTTGCCAAAATATCAGGACAAGGCCTCTCCACCGACATGACCCAGGCGGAGCTGGACGGGATCGTCGGCCAGGGCTTTATCTCCGCTCTCACGCCGGAGGAGATCGCCGCCATTGACGCTCAGGGCGCCATGTCTCTGGAAGAGTCGATGCTGAAAACCAGGGACCTGGAGCGCGTCATCGCCCAGGGCGTGACCTTTGTGGTGGACAAGTCAAAAGTCTCCCCGGAAGAACTTGAAAAGATTCAGGGCCAGGGTACGGTGGCCGACATCGGCCGGGCCCCTTTTTCCGTTCAGGCGGGGGTCTACAAAATCCGTGAAAACGCCATCTCCATGCTCTCCGACCTCAAGGGAAAGGGCTATGATCCCTATATTTTCCAGACGGTCGGCGACACCGGCGAGACCCTCTACGCGGTCCGGATCGGTGATTACGAGACCCTTCAGGACGCCTATGCCGTCACCACCCACTTCCAGTCAAAGGAGAACAGGCCGGCCATTGTCACCTACATCAACTCGCTGAAAACCGTGAGCGTGGAAGATGTGAAACCGGCCGGCACCACGGTACCGGTGGTGGCTCCTGTTCCTAAACCGGCCAGTGCCTATGAAGGGGATCTGGGAGACCTCTACACCGAGATGCAACTGCTGCGCGAAGAGGTGGAACGGCTGCGGACCGAGTCCGAGGCCAGGGAAATGCTTCGCATGACCGAGGCCGAAGCCCGTAAAGAAGAAGAAGAGATCCTTTCCGCCGCCAGTCGCAACTACACCATGTCACCCAAAGGCACCCTGAATTTCGACTACTCCTTCGGCTACACCTACGACTCCTATGACGTGGCCGACTGGACCGCGCTGGTGCTTGAGCATTCGGCCAACCACAACATCAACAACACCGTTGCCGCCGGATACTCCTTTTCCGACAACTTCAGGGCGAACGTGAGCATTCCGTTTGTCTACAAATACCAAGACCTCGGCCAGACCGGGTCCAAAAGCGTCACCGACCTCGGCGATGTCTCCGTGGGCGCCAACTGGCAGCCCTTTCGCACCGGGGAGGACTTTCCGGCCCTTATCTTCTCGTCCAGCATCTCCATTCCCACCGGCCGAAGCCCCTATGAGATCAACCCGAGAGAAGATCTCTCCACCGGCGCCGGTCTTTTTGCCGCCTCCCTGGGCGTTTCCGCCAGCAAGAGCCTGGACCCGGTGGTGGCATACGGCGGCCTTCAATACACCTATGCCCTGGAGGAGAGCGGCCTGAACCAGCACCTGGCCGACGGCCTGACCTTAAAAAAGGTGGAACCCTCCGGCGGCGCCGTGGGCCTCAGCATGGGCCTTGCCTATGCCATGTCCTACAAGGCGTCCATTCACGCCGGGTTTTCCTACGCCTATATCTTCGGCACCACCTATCATTATGATGGCGGCAGAACCGCCGACTCCGGCACGGGGGCCTCGGGCAGCCTGTCGGTGGGTACCGGCTGGAAGCTTGACAAAAGGACCATCAGCGTGAACCTGGGCATCGGCCTGACCAATGACGCGTCCGACTTTTCCTTTTCTTTCAGAATCCCCTTTGACTACGAACTGTAA
- a CDS encoding OmpP1/FadL family transporter: MRLFPQIKKAFVPAVLACAAVLAAGHSRTAQAAFFENIAVHAKAISLANSCTAYPPGIMAIHYNPAGLSSMHDGQQVSMGLVTAEFALESRFDQDPEFQDWLGGSFDNADDPVSGHTGTTQGVHMYVPMVGDQDTDAIGLETPLGFTLAAAPFPLGVSYRKPGSRWTFAFGAYAPSLGGYSRSNDDPARYLGRAVSMQHIVYAAPSVSYRITDTLSLGLTIGMGQSATYIDMDMRMPNDLMALTKILGEVTEGLDIPIISALTLPPPWFGGGIGPYEDIANLQLSARDDYCPNYNLGLLWEPKNWFSFGLCYQSEVKMEQDGTYRFTYNENFQRMSAWFGSSPLLLPFSIILDLPYEALPYQTGHMVLEGVDAPQRVQAGIMLRPFKRLRLMCDAHWIDYSKTKAYTLHFDQKIQPFQIAKFVGHTDGAYALKMTRNMEDEIHMSYGAELQVLEWLSLRCGYEERKTSVNPLYFDVMAPVPDLDFYGAGIGIQLKDGMAIDLAFGYLKSDTWHVPNNTSKSMNSTAFTDAVYNPYAGLDVSGKMDATVIAANFSMPFKYVYKLGNMLQAAYEQTKEKMSF, from the coding sequence ATGCGACTTTTCCCGCAGATAAAAAAAGCCTTTGTGCCGGCCGTTCTGGCCTGCGCCGCGGTTCTGGCGGCAGGCCATTCACGGACGGCTCAGGCCGCCTTTTTTGAAAATATCGCGGTTCACGCAAAGGCCATCTCCCTGGCCAATTCATGCACCGCCTATCCGCCGGGCATCATGGCCATTCACTACAACCCGGCGGGTCTTTCCAGCATGCACGACGGCCAGCAGGTGAGCATGGGCCTGGTGACCGCCGAATTCGCCCTGGAGTCGCGGTTTGACCAGGACCCTGAGTTTCAGGACTGGCTGGGCGGCAGTTTTGACAATGCGGATGACCCGGTCTCCGGACACACCGGCACCACCCAGGGTGTGCACATGTATGTGCCCATGGTAGGAGATCAGGACACCGACGCCATCGGCCTGGAAACCCCCCTGGGGTTCACCCTGGCCGCGGCCCCCTTTCCCCTGGGGGTCTCCTACAGAAAACCCGGTTCGCGGTGGACGTTCGCCTTTGGCGCCTACGCCCCCTCCCTGGGCGGTTATTCCCGAAGCAATGACGACCCGGCCCGCTACCTGGGCAGGGCGGTTTCCATGCAGCACATTGTCTATGCGGCGCCTTCCGTCAGCTACAGGATCACCGACACCCTTTCCCTGGGCCTGACCATCGGCATGGGCCAGTCCGCCACCTATATCGACATGGACATGCGCATGCCCAACGACCTGATGGCTCTGACCAAAATTCTCGGCGAGGTCACGGAAGGTCTTGACATTCCCATCATCTCGGCCCTGACCCTGCCGCCCCCCTGGTTCGGCGGCGGCATCGGCCCCTACGAGGATATCGCCAACCTTCAACTAAGCGCTCGGGACGACTACTGCCCCAACTACAACCTGGGCCTGCTGTGGGAGCCCAAGAACTGGTTTTCCTTTGGTCTCTGTTATCAAAGCGAAGTCAAGATGGAACAGGACGGCACCTACCGGTTTACGTATAATGAAAATTTTCAACGCATGAGCGCCTGGTTCGGCAGCTCTCCGCTGCTGCTGCCTTTTTCAATTATTCTGGACCTGCCCTACGAGGCCCTTCCTTACCAGACCGGGCATATGGTATTGGAAGGTGTGGATGCCCCTCAGCGGGTCCAGGCCGGCATTATGCTGCGGCCCTTCAAGCGGCTTCGGCTGATGTGCGACGCCCACTGGATCGACTACTCCAAGACCAAGGCCTACACCCTCCATTTTGACCAGAAGATTCAGCCGTTCCAGATCGCCAAGTTTGTGGGCCACACCGATGGCGCCTATGCGCTCAAGATGACGCGAAACATGGAAGACGAAATCCACATGAGCTACGGCGCCGAGCTCCAAGTCCTGGAGTGGCTCTCCCTGCGGTGCGGCTATGAGGAGAGAAAAACATCGGTCAACCCCCTCTACTTTGACGTCATGGCCCCGGTTCCTGACCTGGACTTCTACGGCGCGGGCATCGGCATTCAGCTCAAGGACGGCATGGCCATCGACCTTGCCTTCGGCTACCTGAAATCAGACACCTGGCATGTGCCCAACAACACCAGCAAAAGCATGAACTCAACCGCTTTCACCGATGCGGTGTACAACCCCTACGCGGGCCTGGACGTCTCCGGAAAAATGGATGCCACCGTCATCGCGGCCAACTTTTCCATGCCCTTCAAATACGTTTACAAGCTGGGCAACATGCTCCAGGCGGCCTATGAGCAGACAAAGGAGAAAATGTCTTTCTAA
- a CDS encoding WD40 repeat domain-containing protein, protein MRKSAVRVIPFLLIVVMIAVAVIPASAGPRFTEKAIPLGIHKSDEQVFAGSVQLSDDRQHITYVSKNHDGKVRVWIDGITGVAYEGTSTPRFVPGTGKVAYIAADNGNMFTIINGEKGPKNARADSLTFSPDGSRFGYRAQNNDGKVLAVVDGKPGPLFVNVLPDPGILFSPDSRHAIYIGVNEAGSQVLVKNHEPLRAFDEIKEVAFSPDSRHLAYAGRSGQDWSVIHNDTENDPYDNINGVLFSSDSSHLAYMAEKGRRVVVVKDGKEQFSGESAGIPFFSPDGTRFGFLMKKGKGWHLMMDEKKGPLIARPDKVVFSEDSRHFAYSALIGTTWAVIKDTEIVDKGLQRIRFLTFLPDSPDLLYIAVPQAGKEYMMVNGQKYSSFDSIGLPVFPPGQDAIAHVAQDGKDMFFVMGEKKEGPYRTIGIPRTQADGSVAMTSQFPFFSPDGARVAYPAIDHDNRIFMVVDGKSHEYYEAITEPVFSPDSGHVAYTAQKNGKWLVVVDGIEGEKRFDGILKGSRIVFDSPSSFSVLSLNLPGPSFYKLAVTIEKDKK, encoded by the coding sequence ATGAGAAAATCCGCTGTCCGGGTCATTCCGTTTCTTCTGATTGTCGTTATGATCGCTGTTGCCGTAATCCCCGCTTCCGCAGGGCCCCGGTTCACCGAAAAGGCGATTCCCCTGGGAATTCATAAAAGCGATGAACAGGTGTTTGCCGGGTCGGTGCAGCTCAGCGACGACAGGCAGCACATCACCTATGTCTCCAAAAACCATGACGGCAAAGTACGGGTCTGGATCGACGGTATCACCGGTGTCGCTTATGAGGGGACATCCACCCCCCGGTTTGTTCCCGGGACCGGCAAAGTGGCCTATATTGCCGCTGATAACGGAAATATGTTTACCATTATCAACGGGGAGAAAGGGCCCAAAAACGCCAGGGCCGACAGCCTGACATTTTCCCCGGACGGATCCCGGTTCGGCTATAGGGCCCAGAATAACGACGGCAAGGTGCTTGCCGTGGTGGACGGCAAGCCCGGCCCCCTTTTTGTCAATGTACTGCCTGACCCGGGGATCCTTTTTTCACCGGACAGCCGCCATGCGATTTACATCGGTGTCAACGAGGCCGGCTCACAGGTGCTGGTAAAAAACCACGAGCCATTACGGGCCTTTGATGAGATCAAGGAGGTGGCCTTTTCGCCGGACAGCCGCCACCTTGCCTATGCGGGCCGGTCGGGCCAGGACTGGTCCGTGATCCACAACGACACTGAAAACGATCCATACGACAACATCAACGGCGTGCTCTTTTCTTCTGATTCAAGCCATCTGGCCTACATGGCGGAAAAAGGACGGCGGGTGGTGGTTGTCAAGGACGGAAAGGAGCAGTTCTCCGGAGAGAGCGCGGGCATTCCCTTTTTCTCGCCCGACGGCACCCGGTTTGGCTTTCTGATGAAAAAGGGAAAGGGGTGGCACCTGATGATGGACGAAAAAAAAGGGCCCCTTATCGCCCGGCCCGACAAGGTGGTGTTTTCCGAAGACAGTCGTCATTTCGCCTACTCCGCCCTTATCGGCACCACGTGGGCCGTTATAAAAGATACGGAGATTGTTGATAAAGGCCTTCAACGAATCCGCTTTCTGACTTTTCTGCCCGATTCACCGGACCTGCTTTACATTGCCGTGCCGCAGGCAGGCAAGGAGTACATGATGGTAAATGGTCAGAAATACAGCTCCTTTGATTCCATCGGCCTGCCGGTGTTCCCGCCCGGGCAGGACGCCATCGCCCATGTGGCACAGGACGGGAAGGATATGTTCTTTGTGATGGGCGAAAAAAAAGAGGGGCCCTACCGGACCATCGGCATTCCCCGCACGCAAGCGGACGGCAGCGTTGCCATGACGAGCCAGTTTCCCTTTTTCTCCCCCGACGGGGCACGGGTGGCCTATCCCGCCATTGATCATGACAACCGCATTTTCATGGTGGTGGACGGCAAGTCCCACGAGTACTATGAAGCAATCACCGAGCCGGTTTTTTCACCGGACAGCGGCCACGTGGCCTACACAGCGCAAAAAAACGGTAAATGGCTGGTGGTGGTGGACGGTATTGAAGGAGAAAAACGGTTTGACGGCATATTAAAGGGCAGCCGCATCGTGTTTGATTCGCCCTCGTCTTTTTCTGTGCTATCCCTGAACCTGCCCGGCCCCTCTTTTTACAAACTGGCCGTCACCATTGAGAAGGATAAAAAATAG
- a CDS encoding sulfide-dependent adenosine diphosphate thiazole synthase: MELNEVTISRAIIDRFYEKLIANLEVDVAVVGGGPSGLVAAWRLARAGRKVALFERKLSIGGGMWGGAMLFNEIVVQKSALHVLDAMEIGYRLYAEDYYTADAVEAISTLTSQAAKAGVAIFNCVTVEDVMIRPDRIVGLVLNWSPVEMAGLHVDPLAMRASFVIDATGHATEVVHVVAKKVPGTLRTDSGKIEGEKSMWSDRAESLTLENTREVYPGLYVAGMAGNATFGGPRMGAIFGGMLLSGEKVAAEILERLE, encoded by the coding sequence ATGGAACTTAACGAGGTGACCATATCACGGGCCATTATCGACCGTTTTTACGAAAAGCTGATTGCCAACCTTGAGGTGGATGTGGCGGTTGTGGGCGGCGGGCCGTCCGGTCTGGTGGCGGCCTGGCGCCTGGCCAGGGCCGGCCGCAAGGTGGCGCTTTTCGAGCGCAAGCTGAGCATCGGCGGCGGCATGTGGGGAGGCGCCATGCTGTTTAACGAGATTGTGGTGCAGAAGAGCGCCCTGCATGTGCTGGACGCCATGGAGATCGGTTACAGGCTTTACGCGGAAGATTACTATACCGCCGATGCCGTGGAGGCGATCTCCACCCTGACCTCCCAGGCGGCCAAAGCCGGGGTGGCCATTTTTAACTGCGTTACCGTTGAGGACGTGATGATCCGGCCCGACCGGATTGTGGGCCTGGTGCTCAACTGGTCCCCGGTGGAGATGGCCGGCCTGCACGTGGATCCCCTGGCCATGCGGGCCTCTTTTGTGATCGACGCCACAGGCCATGCCACCGAGGTGGTGCACGTGGTGGCAAAAAAGGTGCCCGGCACCCTGCGGACTGACAGCGGCAAAATCGAGGGGGAAAAATCCATGTGGTCGGACCGGGCCGAGTCCCTCACCCTGGAGAACACCCGGGAGGTCTATCCCGGCCTCTACGTGGCCGGTATGGCGGGCAACGCCACTTTTGGCGGCCCCCGCATGGGCGCTATTTTCGGGGGTATGCTGCTGTCCGGCGAAAAGGTGGCCGCCGAGATCCTGGAACGGTTGGAATAA
- the thiC gene encoding phosphomethylpyrimidine synthase ThiC → MTQVARAKQGVVTEQMAAVAKSEGLSPEAVRDGVAAGRIVIPGNVNRRFAPVGIGSGLRTKVNANIGTSPEHHDVAEEERKLQTAVAAGAHSVMDLSTGGDLFAVRKMVLEKSPVMVGAVPIYEVAARLSAESRAFYEMTPDMLFDAIERQCAEGLDYITVHCGVTRQAAALAGADRRVTGIVSRGGSLLAAWMHDHRKENPLYEEFDRLLGIAAAYDVTLSLGDGLRPGAVADASDGAQLQELVVLGDLARRARDADVQVMIEGPGHVPIDQIGANVQMQKALCGGAPFYVLGPLTTDCAPGYDHITGAIGGAVAAAAGADFLCYVTPSEHLCLPDIDDVRVGVIAARIAAHSGDIAKKVPGALDRDMQMSACRKALDWRGMYQAAIDPCLPRQRREASHPEEESVCTMCGELCAVKTHNRMTNP, encoded by the coding sequence ATGACACAGGTGGCCAGGGCAAAACAGGGCGTGGTAACCGAACAAATGGCGGCCGTTGCCAAAAGCGAGGGCCTTTCACCCGAGGCGGTGCGGGATGGCGTGGCCGCGGGCCGCATCGTGATTCCCGGCAATGTTAACCGCCGGTTTGCCCCGGTGGGCATCGGCTCCGGGCTGCGCACCAAGGTGAACGCCAACATCGGCACCTCTCCGGAGCATCATGATGTTGCCGAAGAGGAGCGCAAGCTTCAGACCGCCGTTGCCGCCGGCGCCCACAGCGTGATGGACCTTTCCACCGGCGGTGACCTTTTTGCGGTACGGAAAATGGTGCTGGAAAAATCCCCGGTGATGGTGGGGGCCGTGCCCATCTACGAGGTGGCGGCCCGGCTCAGCGCTGAATCGCGGGCCTTTTATGAAATGACGCCGGACATGCTGTTTGACGCTATTGAGCGGCAGTGCGCCGAAGGCCTGGACTACATAACGGTCCACTGCGGGGTGACCCGGCAGGCCGCGGCCCTGGCCGGGGCCGACAGGCGGGTGACCGGCATTGTCAGCCGGGGCGGTTCCCTGCTGGCGGCCTGGATGCATGATCACCGGAAGGAAAATCCCCTGTATGAAGAGTTTGATCGGCTGCTCGGGATTGCCGCGGCCTATGACGTGACCCTGAGCCTGGGAGACGGCCTGCGCCCCGGCGCCGTGGCCGATGCATCGGATGGGGCCCAGCTTCAGGAACTGGTGGTGCTGGGAGACCTTGCCCGGCGGGCCCGGGACGCCGACGTTCAGGTCATGATTGAGGGGCCGGGCCATGTGCCCATTGACCAGATCGGTGCCAACGTTCAAATGCAGAAAGCCCTGTGCGGCGGGGCCCCTTTTTACGTTCTGGGGCCCCTGACCACGGACTGCGCGCCGGGGTATGATCACATCACCGGCGCCATCGGCGGCGCCGTGGCAGCGGCTGCCGGCGCCGATTTTCTCTGCTATGTAACCCCGTCGGAACATCTCTGTCTGCCGGACATCGACGATGTGCGCGTGGGCGTGATTGCCGCTCGAATCGCGGCCCACTCCGGAGACATTGCCAAAAAGGTGCCCGGCGCCCTGGACCGCGATATGCAAATGTCGGCCTGCCGCAAGGCACTGGACTGGCGCGGCATGTACCAGGCCGCCATTGACCCCTGCCTGCCCCGACAGCGGCGGGAGGCAAGCCATCCTGAGGAAGAATCGGTGTGCACCATGTGCGGGGAGCTCTGCGCCGTCAAGACCCATAACCGGATGACAAATCCGTAG
- a CDS encoding B12-binding domain-containing radical SAM protein, which translates to MKIRLINPAQLDAKGRVVKINREFVSGLTLPYVAALIPGGHDISIIEESVERIDFDDPVDLVGLTAISCRAPRAYWIADQYKKRGVPVIMGGFHATALPEEALSHCDAVVKGEAEGVINRVIEDAVNGRMKGIYEQKAPHPLEGLPTPRYDLINRKNFFMPANPVQATRGCPYHCDFCSVSPFFGSRHRKRPVADVLADMAAAGPYLVIVDDNLMIDRDYALELFTAMKPLNKVWIGQVDVRSAADGELMKAAADAGCRMLYLGIETLDKVSLARTGKTPNLHTDAQAALMQIKRHHIDAFVSMIIGFDNDTVATARQIVEFCDRMRVPILFLYILTPIPGSPMFERMQRNGTPLKPGWHLYDGMHSVFDTPSLKSAELETLYMAIQKKIYTMPSILRRNFFPPHLFLLFLNLWARKNVHSGLHPWMGNTRWRRQLDIIPLLEPLTKPWIRKISRLLRFTEGRFTS; encoded by the coding sequence ATGAAGATCAGACTGATCAACCCGGCCCAGTTGGATGCCAAGGGGCGGGTGGTTAAAATCAACCGGGAGTTTGTCTCCGGCCTGACCCTGCCGTATGTGGCGGCCCTGATTCCCGGCGGCCATGACATATCCATTATCGAAGAGTCGGTGGAGAGAATCGACTTTGACGATCCCGTGGACCTGGTTGGGCTGACCGCCATCTCCTGCCGGGCCCCACGGGCCTACTGGATTGCCGACCAGTATAAAAAACGGGGCGTGCCCGTTATTATGGGCGGATTTCACGCCACGGCCCTGCCTGAAGAGGCCCTTTCCCATTGCGACGCCGTGGTAAAGGGAGAGGCCGAAGGCGTTATCAATCGAGTGATTGAAGATGCCGTCAACGGCAGAATGAAGGGCATCTATGAACAGAAAGCGCCCCACCCGCTTGAAGGACTGCCCACGCCCCGCTATGACCTGATCAACCGGAAAAATTTCTTCATGCCGGCTAATCCCGTACAGGCCACACGGGGATGTCCCTACCACTGTGATTTCTGTTCTGTCTCCCCTTTTTTCGGCAGCCGCCATAGAAAACGGCCGGTGGCGGATGTGCTGGCCGACATGGCGGCCGCCGGCCCCTACCTGGTGATTGTCGACGACAACCTTATGATAGACCGGGACTACGCCCTTGAACTGTTTACCGCCATGAAGCCCCTGAACAAGGTGTGGATCGGCCAGGTAGATGTGCGGTCCGCCGCGGACGGCGAGTTGATGAAGGCGGCCGCGGACGCGGGATGCAGAATGCTCTACCTGGGCATTGAAACCCTGGACAAAGTCTCTCTGGCCAGAACCGGAAAAACACCGAACCTTCATACCGATGCCCAGGCGGCCCTGATGCAGATCAAGCGACATCACATAGATGCTTTTGTCAGCATGATCATCGGATTTGACAACGACACCGTGGCCACGGCCCGGCAGATCGTCGAATTCTGCGACCGAATGCGAGTGCCCATTCTGTTCCTCTATATCCTGACGCCCATTCCCGGTTCCCCCATGTTTGAGCGGATGCAGCGTAACGGCACGCCCCTGAAGCCGGGATGGCACCTGTATGACGGCATGCATTCGGTGTTTGACACCCCGTCTCTCAAATCGGCGGAACTGGAAACGCTTTACATGGCCATACAGAAAAAAATTTATACCATGCCCAGCATTCTTCGCCGGAACTTCTTCCCGCCTCATCTCTTTCTGTTGTTTTTGAACCTGTGGGCCCGCAAAAACGTTCACAGCGGTCTTCATCCCTGGATGGGCAACACCCGGTGGCGCCGACAGTTGGATATTATCCCTTTGCTAGAGCCCCTGACCAAGCCGTGGATTCGAAAAATATCCCGACTGCTGAGGTTTACGGAGGGCCGCTTCACCAGCTGA